The Populus nigra chromosome 14, ddPopNigr1.1, whole genome shotgun sequence genome has a segment encoding these proteins:
- the LOC133672655 gene encoding UDP-glucuronate:xylan alpha-glucuronosyltransferase 1-like isoform X5, which translates to MGGSPGSVEARHRLSASFEDLYKRRLTRSKVKGVEKPFNIPIQDRSSCCKFPLIKFILVVIIGGTIVSLLYSPDVDQLSHSGSRWIWGGSDPRYVSDLDVNWDDVMKVIEKLGEQNDYQGIGLLNFNDSEVYHWNQLTPDATLVNIQLDYADKNMTWDSLYPEWIDEEQEKEVPVCPSLPKPDTPRKRLDLIAVKLPCRNEWNWSRDVARLHLQLAAASLAASAKGFYPVHVLFITRRFPIPNFFTCKELVVREGNVWLYKPDVNVLRQKLHLPVGSCELALPLGDKARAYSGNPQREAYATILHSAHVYVCGAIAAAQSIRLSGSNRDLVILVDETISVYHRSGLEAAGWKIRTIQRIRNPKAEKDAYNEWNYSKFRLWQLTDYDKIIFIDADLLILRNIDFLFGMPEISATGNNASLFNSGVMVIEPSNCTFNLLMEHINEIESYNGGDQGYLNEVFTWWHRVPKHMNFLKHFWIGDEEEVKQKKTRLFAAEPPILYVLHYLGVKPWLCFRDYDCNWNVDIFQEFASDIAHEKWWRVHDAMPEQLHQFCSLKSKQKAQLEFDRREAEKANYTDGHWKIKVQDRRLNKCVDNVCNWKSMLKHWGETNWTNDEFFNPSPPAISTASLPGL; encoded by the exons ATGGGTGGCTCACCGGGTTCTGTTGAAGCTAGGCATAGATTATCTGCATCTTT TGAAGATTTATACAAAAGAAGGTTAACAAGAAGTAAGGTTAAAGGTGTTGAAAAACCCTTCAACATCCCCATCCAAGATAGAAGTTCTTGTTGCAAGTTTCCACTAATCAAATTTATCCTTGTGGTCATTATCGGTGGCACTATTGTATCACTCTTATATTCTCCAGATGTGGATCAACTATCTCACTCAGGTTCAAG ATGGATTTGGGGAGGATCAGATCCTAGATATGTTTCAGATTTAGATGTGAACTGGGACGATGTGATGAAAGTCATTGAGAAGCTGGGTGAACAGAATGACTATCAGGGAATTGGTCTTCTAAACTTCAATGACAGTGAAGTCTATCATTGGAATCAACTTACGCCTGATGCTACACTTGTCAATATTCAACTAGACTATGCTGACAAGAACATGACCTGGGATTCGCTATATCCAGAATGGATTGATGAGGAGCAAGAAAAGGAAGTTCCTGTTTGCCCATCGCTACCGAAACCTGACACTCCTAGAAAACGACTTGACCTCATTGCTGTGAAGCTTCCTTGCAGAAATGAGTGGAATTGGTCTAGAGATGTCGCTCGGTTGCACTTGCAGCTAGCAGCAGCAAGTCTTGCAGCCTCTGCCAAAGGGTTTTATCCTGTCCATGTGCTTTTTATCACGAGGCGTTTTCCAATACCGAACTTCTTCACTTGCAAGGAACTTGTTGTACGAGAAGGGAATGTTTGGCTATACAAGCCAGATGTGAATGTTTTGAGACAAAAACTCCATCTCCCAGTTGGCTCTTGTGAACTTGCACTTCCTCTCGGAGATAAAG CACGGGCCTATTCAGGGAATCCACAGCGAGAAGCATATGCAACAATTCTCCATTCTGCTCATGTTTATGTCTGTGGAGCCATTGCTGCAGCACAAAGCATCCGCTTGTCAGGCTCAAATAGAGACCTCGTAATACTTGTTGACGAAACTATCAGTGTTTACCACAGAAGTGGACTTGAGGCAGCTGGATGGAAAATCAGGACAATCCAAAGAATAAGGAACCCAAAAGCTGAGAAAGATGCATACAATGAATGGAATTATAGCAAGTTCCGGTTATGGCAGCTGACAGATTATGACAAGATCATTTTCATCGACGCTGATTTGCTTATACTTAGGAACATTGATTTCTTATTTGGCATGCCAGAAATTTCTGCAACAGGGAACAACGCTAGTCTTTTTAACTCAGGTGTAATGGTCATTGAGCCTTCAAATTGCACATTCAATCTTTTGATGGAACATATTAATGAGATCGAGTCCTATAATGGTGGAGATCAAGGCTACTTGAATGAGGTCTTTACATGGTGGCATCGTGTTCCAAAACACATGAACTTCTTGAAACATTTCTGGATTGGTGATGAGGAAGAggttaaacaaaagaaaactcgCCTTTTTGCAGCTGAGCCTCCTATACTCTATGTTCTTCACTATCTTGGCGTAAAGCCATGGCTGTGCTTCCGAGACTACGATTGCAACTGGAATGTTGAcatatttcaagagtttgcaaGTGATATTGCTCATGAGAAGTGGTGGAGAGTCCATGATGCAATGCCTGAGCAGTTGCATCAGTTTTGTTCCTTGAAATCAAAGCAAAAGGCACAACTAGAATTTGATCGTAGAGAAGCTGAGAAGGCAAACTACACGGATGGTCATTGGAAAATCAAAGTTCAGGACCGCCGCTTAAACAAATGTGTTGACAATGTATGCAATTGGAAGAGTATGTTAAAACACTGGGGCGAGACGAATTGGACTAATGATGAATTCTTTAACCCATCGCCACCAGCTATCAGCACAGCATCTCTTCCTGGCTTGTGA
- the LOC133672655 gene encoding UDP-glucuronate:xylan alpha-glucuronosyltransferase 1-like isoform X4, giving the protein MGGSPGSVEARHRLSASFEDLYKRRLTRSKVKGVEKPFNIPIQDRSSCCKFPLIKFILVVIIGGTIVSLLYSPDVDQLSHSGSRWIWGGSDPRYVSDLDVNWDDVMKVIEKLGEQNDYQGIGLLNFNDSEVYHWNQLTPDATLVNIQLDYADKNMTWDSLYPEWIDEEQEKEVPVCPSLPKPDTPRKRLDLIAVKLPCRNEWNWSRDVARLHLQLAAASLAASAKGFYPVHVLFITRRFPIPNFFTCKELVVREGNVWLYKPDVNVLRQKLHLPVGSCELALPLGDKAARAYSGNPQREAYATILHSAHVYVCGAIAAAQSIRLSGSNRDLVILVDETISVYHRSGLEAAGWKIRTIQRIRNPKAEKDAYNEWNYSKFRLWQLTDYDKIIFIDADLLILRNIDFLFGMPEISATGNNASLFNSGVMVIEPSNCTFNLLMEHINEIESYNGGDQGYLNEVFTWWHRVPKHMNFLKHFWIGDEEEVKQKKTRLFAAEPPILYVLHYLGVKPWLCFRDYDCNWNVDIFQEFASDIAHEKWWRVHDAMPEQLHQFCSLKSKQKAQLEFDRREAEKANYTDGHWKIKVQDRRLNKCVDNVCNWKSMLKHWGETNWTNDEFFNPSPPAISTASLPGL; this is encoded by the exons ATGGGTGGCTCACCGGGTTCTGTTGAAGCTAGGCATAGATTATCTGCATCTTT TGAAGATTTATACAAAAGAAGGTTAACAAGAAGTAAGGTTAAAGGTGTTGAAAAACCCTTCAACATCCCCATCCAAGATAGAAGTTCTTGTTGCAAGTTTCCACTAATCAAATTTATCCTTGTGGTCATTATCGGTGGCACTATTGTATCACTCTTATATTCTCCAGATGTGGATCAACTATCTCACTCAGGTTCAAG ATGGATTTGGGGAGGATCAGATCCTAGATATGTTTCAGATTTAGATGTGAACTGGGACGATGTGATGAAAGTCATTGAGAAGCTGGGTGAACAGAATGACTATCAGGGAATTGGTCTTCTAAACTTCAATGACAGTGAAGTCTATCATTGGAATCAACTTACGCCTGATGCTACACTTGTCAATATTCAACTAGACTATGCTGACAAGAACATGACCTGGGATTCGCTATATCCAGAATGGATTGATGAGGAGCAAGAAAAGGAAGTTCCTGTTTGCCCATCGCTACCGAAACCTGACACTCCTAGAAAACGACTTGACCTCATTGCTGTGAAGCTTCCTTGCAGAAATGAGTGGAATTGGTCTAGAGATGTCGCTCGGTTGCACTTGCAGCTAGCAGCAGCAAGTCTTGCAGCCTCTGCCAAAGGGTTTTATCCTGTCCATGTGCTTTTTATCACGAGGCGTTTTCCAATACCGAACTTCTTCACTTGCAAGGAACTTGTTGTACGAGAAGGGAATGTTTGGCTATACAAGCCAGATGTGAATGTTTTGAGACAAAAACTCCATCTCCCAGTTGGCTCTTGTGAACTTGCACTTCCTCTCGGAGATAAAG CAGCACGGGCCTATTCAGGGAATCCACAGCGAGAAGCATATGCAACAATTCTCCATTCTGCTCATGTTTATGTCTGTGGAGCCATTGCTGCAGCACAAAGCATCCGCTTGTCAGGCTCAAATAGAGACCTCGTAATACTTGTTGACGAAACTATCAGTGTTTACCACAGAAGTGGACTTGAGGCAGCTGGATGGAAAATCAGGACAATCCAAAGAATAAGGAACCCAAAAGCTGAGAAAGATGCATACAATGAATGGAATTATAGCAAGTTCCGGTTATGGCAGCTGACAGATTATGACAAGATCATTTTCATCGACGCTGATTTGCTTATACTTAGGAACATTGATTTCTTATTTGGCATGCCAGAAATTTCTGCAACAGGGAACAACGCTAGTCTTTTTAACTCAGGTGTAATGGTCATTGAGCCTTCAAATTGCACATTCAATCTTTTGATGGAACATATTAATGAGATCGAGTCCTATAATGGTGGAGATCAAGGCTACTTGAATGAGGTCTTTACATGGTGGCATCGTGTTCCAAAACACATGAACTTCTTGAAACATTTCTGGATTGGTGATGAGGAAGAggttaaacaaaagaaaactcgCCTTTTTGCAGCTGAGCCTCCTATACTCTATGTTCTTCACTATCTTGGCGTAAAGCCATGGCTGTGCTTCCGAGACTACGATTGCAACTGGAATGTTGAcatatttcaagagtttgcaaGTGATATTGCTCATGAGAAGTGGTGGAGAGTCCATGATGCAATGCCTGAGCAGTTGCATCAGTTTTGTTCCTTGAAATCAAAGCAAAAGGCACAACTAGAATTTGATCGTAGAGAAGCTGAGAAGGCAAACTACACGGATGGTCATTGGAAAATCAAAGTTCAGGACCGCCGCTTAAACAAATGTGTTGACAATGTATGCAATTGGAAGAGTATGTTAAAACACTGGGGCGAGACGAATTGGACTAATGATGAATTCTTTAACCCATCGCCACCAGCTATCAGCACAGCATCTCTTCCTGGCTTGTGA
- the LOC133672655 gene encoding UDP-glucuronate:xylan alpha-glucuronosyltransferase 1-like isoform X1 — protein MGGSPGSVEARHRLSASFEDLYKRRLTRSKVKGVEKPFNIPIQDRSSCCKFPLIKFILVVIIGGTIVSLLYSPDVDQLSHSGSRQNFVNRWIWGGSDPRYVSDLDVNWDDVMKVIEKLGEQNDYQGIGLLNFNDSEVYHWNQLTPDATLVNIQLDYADKNMTWDSLYPEWIDEEQEKEVPVCPSLPKPDTPRKRLDLIAVKLPCRNEWNWSRDVARLHLQLAAASLAASAKGFYPVHVLFITRRFPIPNFFTCKELVVREGNVWLYKPDVNVLRQKLHLPVGSCELALPLGDKAARAYSGNPQREAYATILHSAHVYVCGAIAAAQSIRLSGSNRDLVILVDETISVYHRSGLEAAGWKIRTIQRIRNPKAEKDAYNEWNYSKFRLWQLTDYDKIIFIDADLLILRNIDFLFGMPEISATGNNASLFNSGVMVIEPSNCTFNLLMEHINEIESYNGGDQGYLNEVFTWWHRVPKHMNFLKHFWIGDEEEVKQKKTRLFAAEPPILYVLHYLGVKPWLCFRDYDCNWNVDIFQEFASDIAHEKWWRVHDAMPEQLHQFCSLKSKQKAQLEFDRREAEKANYTDGHWKIKVQDRRLNKCVDNVCNWKSMLKHWGETNWTNDEFFNPSPPAISTASLPGL, from the exons ATGGGTGGCTCACCGGGTTCTGTTGAAGCTAGGCATAGATTATCTGCATCTTT TGAAGATTTATACAAAAGAAGGTTAACAAGAAGTAAGGTTAAAGGTGTTGAAAAACCCTTCAACATCCCCATCCAAGATAGAAGTTCTTGTTGCAAGTTTCCACTAATCAAATTTATCCTTGTGGTCATTATCGGTGGCACTATTGTATCACTCTTATATTCTCCAGATGTGGATCAACTATCTCACTCAGGTTCAAG ACAAAATTTTGTGAACAGATGGATTTGGGGAGGATCAGATCCTAGATATGTTTCAGATTTAGATGTGAACTGGGACGATGTGATGAAAGTCATTGAGAAGCTGGGTGAACAGAATGACTATCAGGGAATTGGTCTTCTAAACTTCAATGACAGTGAAGTCTATCATTGGAATCAACTTACGCCTGATGCTACACTTGTCAATATTCAACTAGACTATGCTGACAAGAACATGACCTGGGATTCGCTATATCCAGAATGGATTGATGAGGAGCAAGAAAAGGAAGTTCCTGTTTGCCCATCGCTACCGAAACCTGACACTCCTAGAAAACGACTTGACCTCATTGCTGTGAAGCTTCCTTGCAGAAATGAGTGGAATTGGTCTAGAGATGTCGCTCGGTTGCACTTGCAGCTAGCAGCAGCAAGTCTTGCAGCCTCTGCCAAAGGGTTTTATCCTGTCCATGTGCTTTTTATCACGAGGCGTTTTCCAATACCGAACTTCTTCACTTGCAAGGAACTTGTTGTACGAGAAGGGAATGTTTGGCTATACAAGCCAGATGTGAATGTTTTGAGACAAAAACTCCATCTCCCAGTTGGCTCTTGTGAACTTGCACTTCCTCTCGGAGATAAAG CAGCACGGGCCTATTCAGGGAATCCACAGCGAGAAGCATATGCAACAATTCTCCATTCTGCTCATGTTTATGTCTGTGGAGCCATTGCTGCAGCACAAAGCATCCGCTTGTCAGGCTCAAATAGAGACCTCGTAATACTTGTTGACGAAACTATCAGTGTTTACCACAGAAGTGGACTTGAGGCAGCTGGATGGAAAATCAGGACAATCCAAAGAATAAGGAACCCAAAAGCTGAGAAAGATGCATACAATGAATGGAATTATAGCAAGTTCCGGTTATGGCAGCTGACAGATTATGACAAGATCATTTTCATCGACGCTGATTTGCTTATACTTAGGAACATTGATTTCTTATTTGGCATGCCAGAAATTTCTGCAACAGGGAACAACGCTAGTCTTTTTAACTCAGGTGTAATGGTCATTGAGCCTTCAAATTGCACATTCAATCTTTTGATGGAACATATTAATGAGATCGAGTCCTATAATGGTGGAGATCAAGGCTACTTGAATGAGGTCTTTACATGGTGGCATCGTGTTCCAAAACACATGAACTTCTTGAAACATTTCTGGATTGGTGATGAGGAAGAggttaaacaaaagaaaactcgCCTTTTTGCAGCTGAGCCTCCTATACTCTATGTTCTTCACTATCTTGGCGTAAAGCCATGGCTGTGCTTCCGAGACTACGATTGCAACTGGAATGTTGAcatatttcaagagtttgcaaGTGATATTGCTCATGAGAAGTGGTGGAGAGTCCATGATGCAATGCCTGAGCAGTTGCATCAGTTTTGTTCCTTGAAATCAAAGCAAAAGGCACAACTAGAATTTGATCGTAGAGAAGCTGAGAAGGCAAACTACACGGATGGTCATTGGAAAATCAAAGTTCAGGACCGCCGCTTAAACAAATGTGTTGACAATGTATGCAATTGGAAGAGTATGTTAAAACACTGGGGCGAGACGAATTGGACTAATGATGAATTCTTTAACCCATCGCCACCAGCTATCAGCACAGCATCTCTTCCTGGCTTGTGA
- the LOC133672655 gene encoding UDP-glucuronate:xylan alpha-glucuronosyltransferase 1-like isoform X3, producing the protein MGGSPGSVEARHRLSASFEDLYKRRLTRSKVKGVEKPFNIPIQDRSSCCKFPLIKFILVVIIGGTIVSLLYSPDVDQLSHSGSRQNFVNRWIWGGSDPRYVSDLDVNWDDVMKVIEKLGEQNDYQGIGLLNFNDSEVYHWNQLTPDATLVNIQLDYADKNMTWDSLYPEWIDEEQEKEVPVCPSLPKPDTPRKRLDLIAVKLPCRNEWNWSRDVARLHLQLAAASLAASAKGFYPVHVLFITRRFPIPNFFTCKELVVREGNVWLYKPDVNVLRQKLHLPVGSCELALPLGDKGNPQREAYATILHSAHVYVCGAIAAAQSIRLSGSNRDLVILVDETISVYHRSGLEAAGWKIRTIQRIRNPKAEKDAYNEWNYSKFRLWQLTDYDKIIFIDADLLILRNIDFLFGMPEISATGNNASLFNSGVMVIEPSNCTFNLLMEHINEIESYNGGDQGYLNEVFTWWHRVPKHMNFLKHFWIGDEEEVKQKKTRLFAAEPPILYVLHYLGVKPWLCFRDYDCNWNVDIFQEFASDIAHEKWWRVHDAMPEQLHQFCSLKSKQKAQLEFDRREAEKANYTDGHWKIKVQDRRLNKCVDNVCNWKSMLKHWGETNWTNDEFFNPSPPAISTASLPGL; encoded by the exons ATGGGTGGCTCACCGGGTTCTGTTGAAGCTAGGCATAGATTATCTGCATCTTT TGAAGATTTATACAAAAGAAGGTTAACAAGAAGTAAGGTTAAAGGTGTTGAAAAACCCTTCAACATCCCCATCCAAGATAGAAGTTCTTGTTGCAAGTTTCCACTAATCAAATTTATCCTTGTGGTCATTATCGGTGGCACTATTGTATCACTCTTATATTCTCCAGATGTGGATCAACTATCTCACTCAGGTTCAAG ACAAAATTTTGTGAACAGATGGATTTGGGGAGGATCAGATCCTAGATATGTTTCAGATTTAGATGTGAACTGGGACGATGTGATGAAAGTCATTGAGAAGCTGGGTGAACAGAATGACTATCAGGGAATTGGTCTTCTAAACTTCAATGACAGTGAAGTCTATCATTGGAATCAACTTACGCCTGATGCTACACTTGTCAATATTCAACTAGACTATGCTGACAAGAACATGACCTGGGATTCGCTATATCCAGAATGGATTGATGAGGAGCAAGAAAAGGAAGTTCCTGTTTGCCCATCGCTACCGAAACCTGACACTCCTAGAAAACGACTTGACCTCATTGCTGTGAAGCTTCCTTGCAGAAATGAGTGGAATTGGTCTAGAGATGTCGCTCGGTTGCACTTGCAGCTAGCAGCAGCAAGTCTTGCAGCCTCTGCCAAAGGGTTTTATCCTGTCCATGTGCTTTTTATCACGAGGCGTTTTCCAATACCGAACTTCTTCACTTGCAAGGAACTTGTTGTACGAGAAGGGAATGTTTGGCTATACAAGCCAGATGTGAATGTTTTGAGACAAAAACTCCATCTCCCAGTTGGCTCTTGTGAACTTGCACTTCCTCTCGGAGATAAAG GGAATCCACAGCGAGAAGCATATGCAACAATTCTCCATTCTGCTCATGTTTATGTCTGTGGAGCCATTGCTGCAGCACAAAGCATCCGCTTGTCAGGCTCAAATAGAGACCTCGTAATACTTGTTGACGAAACTATCAGTGTTTACCACAGAAGTGGACTTGAGGCAGCTGGATGGAAAATCAGGACAATCCAAAGAATAAGGAACCCAAAAGCTGAGAAAGATGCATACAATGAATGGAATTATAGCAAGTTCCGGTTATGGCAGCTGACAGATTATGACAAGATCATTTTCATCGACGCTGATTTGCTTATACTTAGGAACATTGATTTCTTATTTGGCATGCCAGAAATTTCTGCAACAGGGAACAACGCTAGTCTTTTTAACTCAGGTGTAATGGTCATTGAGCCTTCAAATTGCACATTCAATCTTTTGATGGAACATATTAATGAGATCGAGTCCTATAATGGTGGAGATCAAGGCTACTTGAATGAGGTCTTTACATGGTGGCATCGTGTTCCAAAACACATGAACTTCTTGAAACATTTCTGGATTGGTGATGAGGAAGAggttaaacaaaagaaaactcgCCTTTTTGCAGCTGAGCCTCCTATACTCTATGTTCTTCACTATCTTGGCGTAAAGCCATGGCTGTGCTTCCGAGACTACGATTGCAACTGGAATGTTGAcatatttcaagagtttgcaaGTGATATTGCTCATGAGAAGTGGTGGAGAGTCCATGATGCAATGCCTGAGCAGTTGCATCAGTTTTGTTCCTTGAAATCAAAGCAAAAGGCACAACTAGAATTTGATCGTAGAGAAGCTGAGAAGGCAAACTACACGGATGGTCATTGGAAAATCAAAGTTCAGGACCGCCGCTTAAACAAATGTGTTGACAATGTATGCAATTGGAAGAGTATGTTAAAACACTGGGGCGAGACGAATTGGACTAATGATGAATTCTTTAACCCATCGCCACCAGCTATCAGCACAGCATCTCTTCCTGGCTTGTGA
- the LOC133672655 gene encoding UDP-glucuronate:xylan alpha-glucuronosyltransferase 1-like isoform X2, protein MGGSPGSVEARHRLSASFEDLYKRRLTRSKVKGVEKPFNIPIQDRSSCCKFPLIKFILVVIIGGTIVSLLYSPDVDQLSHSGSRQNFVNRWIWGGSDPRYVSDLDVNWDDVMKVIEKLGEQNDYQGIGLLNFNDSEVYHWNQLTPDATLVNIQLDYADKNMTWDSLYPEWIDEEQEKEVPVCPSLPKPDTPRKRLDLIAVKLPCRNEWNWSRDVARLHLQLAAASLAASAKGFYPVHVLFITRRFPIPNFFTCKELVVREGNVWLYKPDVNVLRQKLHLPVGSCELALPLGDKARAYSGNPQREAYATILHSAHVYVCGAIAAAQSIRLSGSNRDLVILVDETISVYHRSGLEAAGWKIRTIQRIRNPKAEKDAYNEWNYSKFRLWQLTDYDKIIFIDADLLILRNIDFLFGMPEISATGNNASLFNSGVMVIEPSNCTFNLLMEHINEIESYNGGDQGYLNEVFTWWHRVPKHMNFLKHFWIGDEEEVKQKKTRLFAAEPPILYVLHYLGVKPWLCFRDYDCNWNVDIFQEFASDIAHEKWWRVHDAMPEQLHQFCSLKSKQKAQLEFDRREAEKANYTDGHWKIKVQDRRLNKCVDNVCNWKSMLKHWGETNWTNDEFFNPSPPAISTASLPGL, encoded by the exons ATGGGTGGCTCACCGGGTTCTGTTGAAGCTAGGCATAGATTATCTGCATCTTT TGAAGATTTATACAAAAGAAGGTTAACAAGAAGTAAGGTTAAAGGTGTTGAAAAACCCTTCAACATCCCCATCCAAGATAGAAGTTCTTGTTGCAAGTTTCCACTAATCAAATTTATCCTTGTGGTCATTATCGGTGGCACTATTGTATCACTCTTATATTCTCCAGATGTGGATCAACTATCTCACTCAGGTTCAAG ACAAAATTTTGTGAACAGATGGATTTGGGGAGGATCAGATCCTAGATATGTTTCAGATTTAGATGTGAACTGGGACGATGTGATGAAAGTCATTGAGAAGCTGGGTGAACAGAATGACTATCAGGGAATTGGTCTTCTAAACTTCAATGACAGTGAAGTCTATCATTGGAATCAACTTACGCCTGATGCTACACTTGTCAATATTCAACTAGACTATGCTGACAAGAACATGACCTGGGATTCGCTATATCCAGAATGGATTGATGAGGAGCAAGAAAAGGAAGTTCCTGTTTGCCCATCGCTACCGAAACCTGACACTCCTAGAAAACGACTTGACCTCATTGCTGTGAAGCTTCCTTGCAGAAATGAGTGGAATTGGTCTAGAGATGTCGCTCGGTTGCACTTGCAGCTAGCAGCAGCAAGTCTTGCAGCCTCTGCCAAAGGGTTTTATCCTGTCCATGTGCTTTTTATCACGAGGCGTTTTCCAATACCGAACTTCTTCACTTGCAAGGAACTTGTTGTACGAGAAGGGAATGTTTGGCTATACAAGCCAGATGTGAATGTTTTGAGACAAAAACTCCATCTCCCAGTTGGCTCTTGTGAACTTGCACTTCCTCTCGGAGATAAAG CACGGGCCTATTCAGGGAATCCACAGCGAGAAGCATATGCAACAATTCTCCATTCTGCTCATGTTTATGTCTGTGGAGCCATTGCTGCAGCACAAAGCATCCGCTTGTCAGGCTCAAATAGAGACCTCGTAATACTTGTTGACGAAACTATCAGTGTTTACCACAGAAGTGGACTTGAGGCAGCTGGATGGAAAATCAGGACAATCCAAAGAATAAGGAACCCAAAAGCTGAGAAAGATGCATACAATGAATGGAATTATAGCAAGTTCCGGTTATGGCAGCTGACAGATTATGACAAGATCATTTTCATCGACGCTGATTTGCTTATACTTAGGAACATTGATTTCTTATTTGGCATGCCAGAAATTTCTGCAACAGGGAACAACGCTAGTCTTTTTAACTCAGGTGTAATGGTCATTGAGCCTTCAAATTGCACATTCAATCTTTTGATGGAACATATTAATGAGATCGAGTCCTATAATGGTGGAGATCAAGGCTACTTGAATGAGGTCTTTACATGGTGGCATCGTGTTCCAAAACACATGAACTTCTTGAAACATTTCTGGATTGGTGATGAGGAAGAggttaaacaaaagaaaactcgCCTTTTTGCAGCTGAGCCTCCTATACTCTATGTTCTTCACTATCTTGGCGTAAAGCCATGGCTGTGCTTCCGAGACTACGATTGCAACTGGAATGTTGAcatatttcaagagtttgcaaGTGATATTGCTCATGAGAAGTGGTGGAGAGTCCATGATGCAATGCCTGAGCAGTTGCATCAGTTTTGTTCCTTGAAATCAAAGCAAAAGGCACAACTAGAATTTGATCGTAGAGAAGCTGAGAAGGCAAACTACACGGATGGTCATTGGAAAATCAAAGTTCAGGACCGCCGCTTAAACAAATGTGTTGACAATGTATGCAATTGGAAGAGTATGTTAAAACACTGGGGCGAGACGAATTGGACTAATGATGAATTCTTTAACCCATCGCCACCAGCTATCAGCACAGCATCTCTTCCTGGCTTGTGA
- the LOC133672872 gene encoding uncharacterized protein LOC133672872 — MTKFRKLNRPTGHRMSMLRTMVSQLIKHERIETTVAKAKEIRRLADNMVQLGKEGSLCAARRAAAFVRGDDVIHKLFSELAYRYKDRAGGYTRMLRTRIRVGDAAPMAYIEFIDRENELRQSKPPTPQPQQRAPLDPWTRSRLTRQFAPPKEEKSSDPEI; from the exons ATGACTAAATTCAGAAAGCTAAATCGACCCACTGGTCACCGTATGTCCATGCTCAG AACTATGGTGTCCCAGTTGATTAAACACGAAAGGATTGAAACCACTGTTGCAAAG GCGAAAGAGATTCGACGTCTTGCTGATAATATGGTACAGCTTGGGAAAGAG GGTTCCCTTTGTGCCGCAAGGCGTGCCGCTGCATTTGTTAGAGGGGATGATGTCATTCACAAGCTATTTTCTGAATTGGCTTACCGTTACAA GGACAGAGCAGGTGGTTACACAAGGATGCTTCGAACTCGCATAAGAGTTGGTGATGCTGCACCAATGGCCTACATTGA GTTTATCGATAGAGAAAATGAGCTTAGACAGTCCAAACCGCCAACCCCTCAACCACAACAGAGAGCTCCTTTGGATCCCTGGACAAGATCACGGCTTACCAGGCAGTTTGCACCCCCTAAAGAAGAAAAGAGCTCTGATCCTGAGATATGA
- the LOC133673117 gene encoding E3 ubiquitin-protein ligase ATL76-like → METPILYDYIVRLKPKTNRNSQHVNSDQPLQKVPATFPVNFLLYKREIYSLHGESFFAIDRRPEAISRKTIHFPVGDSPIHHINDFKEILTDMGIPGIKISQILFEIATKAHGIDTCNGVFMIVSIRMTVYQEARLRNEEDDIARAERESMEVGAKPIPATKSSVDALERVVLDASALARDCTVCMEEIDAGSEAIRMPCSHVYHSDCIVRWLQTSHMCPLCRYHMPCEYL, encoded by the coding sequence ATGGAGACTCCCATCCTTTACGACTATATTGTCAGattaaaacccaaaacaaatagaaactcACAACACGTCAATAGTGACCAACCACTACAAAAGGTACCAGCAACGTTCCCTGTGAACTTCTTGCTTTACAAGCGAGAGATCTACTCTCTTCATGGAGAGTCGTTCTTTGCAATAGATAGAAGACCCGAGGCCATAAGCCGAAAAACTATTCACTTTCCGGTTGGAGATTCACCGATTCATCACATTAATGATTTCAAAGAGATCTTGACCGACATGGGCATCCCTGGAATCAAGATATCACAGATACTATTCGAAATTGCAACCAAGGCGCATGGCATTGATACTTGTAACGGCGTATTCATGATTGTCTCAATAAGGATGACAGTCTATCAAGAAGCTAGACTTCgtaatgaagaagatgatattgcTAGAGCTGAGAGGGAGTCAATGGAGGTTGGGGCAAAGCCAATCCCGGCCACCAAGTCCTCTGTTGATGCATTGGAAAGGGTGGTTTTGGACGCCTCGGCGTTAGCGAGAGACTGCACTGTTTGTATGGAAGAGATTGACGCAGGGAGTGAAGCAATTCGGATGCCGTGCTCGCATGTCTATCACTCGGATTGCATTGTTAGGTGGTTGCAGACCAGTCACATGTGTCCTCTTTGCCGCTATCACATGCCCTGTGAATACTTGTGA